From the genome of Chelmon rostratus isolate fCheRos1 chromosome 1, fCheRos1.pri, whole genome shotgun sequence, one region includes:
- the rcn1 gene encoding reticulocalbin-1 — MDVLGFVCAALLCTLVHGKPTLRKERVLYQDPELSRQAHEDNKSFQYDHEAFLGKEEAKTFDQLTPEESKDRLGKIVDRIDGDTDGYITTAELKAWIKRVQKRYVYDNVAKVWTDYDLNKDNKISWDEYKQATYGYYLANPEEFDDATDQFSFKKMLPRDERRFKTADLNGDLAADREEFTSFLHPEEFEHMKDIVVLETLEDIDKNGDGHVDEDEYIADMFAHEEGGPEPDWVKTEREQFSDFRDLNKDGKMDTDEIRHWIMPQDYDHAQAEARHLVYESDQDKDQMLTKEEILENWNMFVGSQATNYGEDLTKNHDEL; from the exons ATGGACGTCCTCGGCTTCGTGTGCGCCGCGCTCCTGTGCACGCTTGTGCACGGCAAGCCGACGTTAAGAAAAGAGAGGGTCCTTTATCAAGACCCCGAACTGAGCAGGCAAGCCCACGAAGACAATAAAAGCTTCCAGTATGACCATGAGGCCTTCCTGGGCAAAGAGGAGGCCAAGACATTTGATCAGCTCACCCCTGAAGAGAGCAAAGACAGGCTCGG TAAAATAGTGGACCGGATAGACGGCGACACTGATGGCTACATCACCACAGCTGAACTCAAGGCTTGGATAAAACGCGTCCAGAAGCGTTACGTGTACGATAACGTGGCAAAGGTGTGGACAGATTACGACctaaacaaagacaacaagatTTCGTGGGATGAGTACAAGCAAGCCACGTACGGATACTACCTCg CCAACCCGGAGGAGTTTGATGATGCAACAGACCAGTTCAGCTTCAAGAAGATGCTTCCTCGTGATGAGAGGAGGTTCAAGACAGCTGATCTGAACGGAGACctggcagcagacagagaggagttCACATCCTTCCTCCACCCTGAGGAGTTTGAACACATGAAGGACATTGTGGTTCTG GAAACCCTGGAGGACATTGACAAGAACGGCGATGGGCACGTGGATGAAGATGAGTATATTG CCGACATGTTTGCTCATGAGGAGGGGGGTCCAGAGCCGGATTGGGTCAAGACCGAGAGGGAACAGTTCTCTGACTTTCGGGACTTGAACAAGGATGGCAAAATGGACACCGATGAAATCCGCCACTGGATTATGCCACAGGACTACGACCATGCCCAAGCTGAGGCCAGACATCTGGTGTATGAGTCTGATCAGGACAAG GACCAGATGCTGACCAAAGAGGAGATCCTTGAAAACTGGAACATGTTTGTGGGAAGTCAGGCCACCAACTACGGAGAGGACCTCACCAAGAACCATGATGAGCTCTGA